The following coding sequences lie in one Streptomyces xiamenensis genomic window:
- a CDS encoding sirohydrochlorin chelatase: MSSPTGHGTGLPVRMPRPRQPGRHRRPEPVSAPEGAPVLVLAVPGTPSAVSRGIAEEVTSIARSELPGLDARVGFAESHDGDEEFPSLRQVLAGVAAERDDADQQPAAVVVPLLAGPDSAQLRGIRQAVLSSGSGAELTDVLGPHPLLAEGVHVRLSEADLARADRARLFTVATAADGIILATVGGEEAVQAAGITGMLLSARLAVPVLAAALDEAGSVADVAAQLIEAGSQQLALAPCLIGPEVPDGLLAAAADEAGCAMAEPLGSYPAIGRLVLSAYTTKLGIPLRDAQGASAL; this comes from the coding sequence ATGAGCTCCCCCACTGGGCACGGGACCGGCCTGCCCGTACGAATGCCGAGACCACGCCAGCCCGGACGCCACCGCCGTCCGGAGCCCGTCAGCGCGCCCGAGGGCGCGCCGGTGCTGGTGCTTGCCGTTCCCGGTACCCCGTCGGCGGTCAGCCGTGGCATCGCCGAGGAAGTGACCAGCATCGCCCGCTCCGAGCTGCCCGGGCTCGACGCCCGGGTGGGTTTCGCCGAGAGCCACGACGGTGACGAGGAGTTCCCGTCGCTGCGCCAGGTGCTCGCGGGGGTGGCGGCCGAGCGCGACGACGCCGATCAGCAGCCCGCGGCCGTGGTCGTCCCGCTGCTGGCAGGCCCCGACAGTGCCCAGCTGCGCGGGATCCGGCAGGCGGTGCTCAGCAGCGGTTCGGGCGCGGAGCTGACGGACGTCCTGGGGCCGCACCCGCTGCTGGCCGAGGGGGTGCACGTACGGCTGTCCGAGGCCGATCTGGCGCGCGCGGACCGGGCCCGGCTGTTCACCGTGGCGACCGCGGCGGACGGGATCATCCTGGCCACCGTGGGCGGCGAGGAGGCCGTGCAGGCGGCCGGGATCACCGGGATGCTGTTGTCGGCGCGGCTGGCGGTGCCGGTCCTGGCGGCGGCGCTGGACGAGGCGGGTTCGGTCGCGGACGTGGCGGCCCAGCTGATCGAGGCGGGTTCGCAGCAACTGGCGCTGGCCCCGTGCCTGATCGGGCCCGAGGTGCCGGACGGCCTGCTGGCCGCGGCGGCCGACGAGGCGGGCTGTGCGATGGCCGAACCGCTGGGCTCCTACCCGGCGATCGGCAGGCTGGTGCTGTCGGCGTACACCACCAAGCTGGGCATTCCGCTGCGCGACGCGCAGGGGGCCTCGGCGCTGTGA
- a CDS encoding Zn-dependent hydrolase, whose amino-acid sequence MTQFGSPGDTTERDPSPAGPPAPRVDGVRLLQILDRLGEIGADPGGGVTRLGLGPLEQQARNWLAGVGHAAGLVPSTDPAGNLFLRLPRPARGPVLLIGSHADTVVQGGRLDGAYGVVAAIEVLRVLHATGTRLPFDPVAVAFSNEEGALVQLPFFGSRAVCGQLADGLSATDRSGRGAREYLAEYGGDPDRLAEAAWPAGSIAAYLELHIEQGPVLERAGIPIGVVEGIVGRVIVDIEVTGQAQHAGTTPMDARRDALVAAAELVLGVRRIAADKICTTATVGFLRTGPNVTNTVPGTARLTAEVRDIDPARLAAGEAAVREVCAEVERRTGCSVRCVRSSGSAPVATDPVLRRAIAEAADALGLAQLSLPSGAGHDAQIVASLAPIGMIFVPSSDGISHAPAEDTPPEALVRGADVLLRTVLRLGAAAGGDTGRGKQPAS is encoded by the coding sequence GTGACCCAGTTCGGCTCGCCCGGAGACACCACGGAACGCGACCCCTCCCCCGCCGGCCCGCCCGCGCCGCGCGTGGACGGCGTCCGGCTCCTCCAGATCCTCGACCGGCTGGGTGAGATCGGCGCGGACCCCGGCGGCGGCGTGACCCGGCTCGGCCTGGGGCCCCTGGAGCAGCAGGCGCGGAACTGGCTGGCCGGGGTGGGCCACGCGGCCGGTCTGGTGCCGAGCACCGACCCGGCGGGCAATCTGTTCCTGCGGCTGCCCCGGCCCGCGAGGGGCCCCGTCCTGCTCATCGGCTCGCACGCGGACACGGTGGTGCAGGGCGGCCGGCTGGACGGCGCCTACGGGGTGGTGGCGGCGATCGAGGTGCTGCGGGTCCTGCACGCCACCGGCACCCGGCTGCCTTTCGATCCGGTCGCCGTGGCCTTCTCCAACGAGGAGGGCGCGCTCGTGCAGTTGCCGTTCTTCGGCTCGCGGGCGGTGTGCGGACAACTGGCCGACGGGCTGTCCGCCACGGACCGTTCGGGGCGCGGCGCGCGCGAGTACCTGGCCGAGTACGGCGGGGATCCCGACCGCCTCGCCGAGGCGGCGTGGCCCGCCGGCAGCATCGCCGCGTACCTGGAACTCCACATCGAACAGGGTCCGGTGCTGGAACGGGCCGGGATCCCCATCGGAGTGGTGGAGGGCATCGTGGGCCGCGTCATCGTGGACATCGAGGTCACGGGGCAGGCCCAGCACGCGGGCACCACCCCCATGGACGCGCGCCGCGACGCACTGGTGGCCGCCGCCGAACTGGTGCTGGGCGTGCGGCGGATCGCCGCGGACAAGATCTGTACGACGGCCACGGTCGGCTTCCTGCGGACCGGGCCCAATGTGACGAACACCGTGCCCGGCACGGCACGGCTGACGGCCGAGGTGCGGGACATCGACCCGGCGCGGCTGGCCGCCGGGGAGGCGGCGGTGCGGGAGGTGTGCGCGGAGGTGGAGCGGCGTACCGGCTGCTCCGTGCGCTGTGTCCGCTCCAGCGGTTCGGCTCCGGTGGCCACGGATCCGGTGCTGCGCAGGGCGATCGCGGAGGCCGCCGACGCGCTGGGGCTCGCCCAGCTGTCGCTGCCCAGCGGGGCCGGCCACGACGCGCAGATCGTGGCGTCCCTCGCCCCCATCGGCATGATCTTCGTACCGAGCAGCGACGGCATCTCGCACGCCCCGGCCGAGGACACCCCGCCCGAGGCGCTGGTGCGCGGGGCCGATGTGCTGCTGCGCACCGTGCTGCGGCTGGGCGCCGCCGCCGGCGGGGACACCGGCCGGGGGAAACAGCCCGCGTCGTGA
- a CDS encoding HAD family hydrolase, protein MTTVLPAAALVFDLDGTLVNSEPHYYEANRRVLAGHGVCDFSWERYTSYIGVGALDALIAQRAEYGIAAPAQELLAEQDRCYLELIRGRIEVFPGMARLVELAHTAGLPMAVASGSTREAIDAALTGSAVGALLPVRVSAEEVPRGKPEPDVFEAAARRLGVPPERCVVVEDAAPGVTAALRAGMRCVAVPSVLRAADEAVFAGAGLCFPGGQDTFDADAVLAWIGCAAGGEPAAGRAGS, encoded by the coding sequence ATGACGACCGTGCTGCCGGCCGCTGCCCTGGTGTTCGACCTCGACGGCACACTGGTGAACAGTGAGCCGCACTACTACGAGGCGAACCGCCGCGTACTGGCCGGGCACGGCGTGTGTGATTTCAGCTGGGAACGGTACACAAGCTACATCGGCGTCGGCGCGCTGGACGCGCTGATCGCCCAGCGGGCGGAGTACGGCATCGCCGCGCCCGCCCAGGAGTTGCTGGCGGAGCAGGACCGCTGCTACCTGGAGCTGATCCGGGGCCGTATCGAGGTCTTCCCGGGGATGGCGCGGCTGGTGGAGCTGGCGCACACGGCGGGGCTGCCCATGGCGGTGGCCTCCGGATCGACCCGTGAGGCGATCGACGCGGCGCTGACGGGCAGTGCGGTGGGTGCACTGCTGCCGGTACGGGTCTCTGCCGAGGAAGTGCCGCGCGGCAAACCGGAACCGGATGTGTTCGAGGCGGCGGCGCGGCGGCTGGGGGTACCGCCCGAGCGGTGCGTGGTGGTGGAGGACGCGGCCCCCGGGGTGACCGCGGCGCTGCGCGCCGGGATGCGGTGCGTCGCGGTGCCCTCGGTGCTGCGGGCGGCGGACGAGGCGGTGTTCGCGGGCGCCGGATTGTGCTTCCCGGGCGGGCAGGACACCTTCGACGCCGACGCCGTGCTGGCCTGGATCGGGTGCGCGGCGGGCGGAGAGCCGGCGGCCGGGCGCGCCGGTTCGTGA
- a CDS encoding N-acetylglucosamine kinase produces MSGPAGGWVLGVDSGGSGLRIALAGVTGSGAVEPGWETVTDGPVRTGGAGIDAEQLLERVLPAAGSLLARAGAAARVTAVCVGAAGMATLGAQLRERLPAALGREFGVRRWALAADAVTGYAGALGERPGAVVAAGTGMIALGMDGGRWRRADGWGHLLGDSGSGAWIGQRGLAAALRAYDGRTGGSSALLERAELMFGPAGGLPGVVYPRSDRAAVLASFAPEVAACAGNDEVAAGILTAAALEIARSAAAVAPAGGEVALTGGLFRMGDPLLGPVRAELGRLLPGAAVTRSTGDPLAGALLIAGRIAAGGLRLPPDRGLLELG; encoded by the coding sequence GTGAGCGGCCCCGCCGGGGGCTGGGTGCTGGGGGTGGATTCGGGCGGTTCCGGGCTGCGGATCGCGCTGGCCGGGGTGACCGGCTCCGGCGCGGTGGAGCCGGGATGGGAGACGGTCACCGACGGGCCGGTGCGGACCGGCGGCGCGGGGATCGACGCGGAGCAGTTGCTGGAACGGGTGCTGCCGGCCGCCGGGAGCCTGCTGGCGCGGGCGGGGGCGGCGGCGCGGGTCACGGCCGTGTGCGTGGGCGCGGCCGGGATGGCCACCCTCGGCGCGCAGCTGCGGGAACGGCTGCCGGCGGCCCTGGGGCGGGAGTTCGGGGTGCGGCGCTGGGCGCTGGCGGCGGACGCGGTCACCGGTTACGCGGGGGCGCTGGGCGAACGGCCGGGCGCGGTGGTGGCGGCCGGCACCGGGATGATCGCGCTGGGCATGGACGGCGGGCGCTGGCGGCGGGCGGACGGCTGGGGCCATCTGCTGGGCGACAGCGGCAGCGGGGCGTGGATCGGGCAGCGCGGGCTGGCGGCGGCGCTGCGGGCGTACGACGGACGGACCGGCGGTTCGTCCGCGCTGCTGGAGCGCGCGGAGCTGATGTTCGGGCCGGCCGGCGGGCTGCCGGGGGTGGTGTATCCGCGCAGTGACCGGGCGGCCGTGCTGGCGTCCTTCGCTCCCGAGGTGGCCGCCTGTGCCGGTAACGACGAGGTGGCGGCGGGGATCCTGACGGCGGCGGCCCTGGAGATCGCGCGATCGGCGGCGGCGGTCGCGCCCGCAGGCGGCGAGGTGGCACTGACCGGCGGGCTGTTCCGGATGGGCGATCCGCTGCTGGGGCCGGTGCGCGCCGAGCTCGGGCGGCTGCTCCCGGGTGCCGCGGTGACCCGCTCCACGGGTGATCCGCTGGCCGGGGCACTGCTGATCGCGGGCCGGATCGCGGCCGGCGGGCTGCGGCTGCCGCCCGATCGGGGGCTGTTGGAGCTGGGTTGA
- a CDS encoding uracil-DNA glycosylase, whose product MAARPLNEIVEAGWAKALDPVADRIAAMGDFLRAEIAQGRTYLPAGQHVLRAFTQPFDEVRVLIMGQDPYPTPGHAVGHSFSVAPEVRPLPGSLENIFRELHTDLGLPRPSNGDLTPWTRQGVLLLNRSLTVAPRTPASHRGKGWEEVTEQAIRALVARGTPLVAILWGRDARNLRPLLGQVPSVESAHPSPMSADRGFFNSRPFSRANALLAEQGAAPVDWTLP is encoded by the coding sequence GTGGCAGCACGACCGTTGAATGAGATTGTGGAAGCGGGCTGGGCCAAGGCCCTGGACCCGGTGGCGGACCGGATCGCCGCGATGGGCGATTTCCTGCGCGCGGAGATCGCCCAGGGGCGGACGTACCTGCCCGCCGGGCAGCACGTCCTGCGGGCCTTCACCCAGCCCTTCGACGAGGTGCGGGTGCTGATCATGGGGCAAGACCCGTACCCCACCCCGGGGCACGCCGTGGGGCACAGCTTCTCGGTGGCGCCCGAGGTGCGGCCGCTGCCCGGCAGCCTGGAGAACATCTTCCGGGAACTGCACACCGACCTGGGGCTGCCCCGCCCCTCCAACGGTGATCTCACCCCCTGGACCCGGCAGGGGGTGCTGCTGCTCAACCGGTCGCTGACCGTGGCGCCGCGCACCCCCGCCTCCCACCGCGGCAAGGGCTGGGAGGAGGTCACCGAACAGGCCATCCGGGCGCTGGTGGCGCGCGGCACGCCGCTGGTGGCGATCCTGTGGGGCCGCGACGCCCGCAATCTGCGCCCGCTGCTGGGCCAGGTGCCCAGCGTGGAATCGGCGCACCCCTCCCCCATGTCGGCGGACCGCGGCTTCTTCAACTCCCGGCCGTTCAGCCGGGCCAACGCGCTGCTGGCCGAGCAGGGCGCCGCGCCGGTGGACTGGACGCTGCCGTGA
- a CDS encoding AfsR/SARP family transcriptional regulator produces MEFRILGPLEVAHEDVPLQVRGSRQRTVLALLLLEAERIVPVDRLIDGVWGKEPPATSRSQIQICISSLRHQLSAAGLITTRPPGYRLRTGEHALDLADFETRVADGRRSAAEGRLRQAAGAFRTALALWRGPALHGIGSRLVRGGVAQLDEQRLALHEECLELELAAGEHQRLVGELAALAAAHPLRERPRALLMTALYRSGRQAEALTEYRRTRETFIEELGIEPGEGLRRLHHAILTGDPRLIQGPDGGPAERATVAQRHAPTRVPRLLPADVADFTGRRATVAALLERPAGGSGEQGAGEPGPERGTEPPTGPTAVPVTVVTGRAGVGKSTLAVHVAHRLAARYPDGQLFASLSGTGGPVGPGDVLGRFLRALGVAEAEIPAGTEERAEMYRDRLAGRRVLVVLDGAGTQQQVAALLPGTAACRVLITSRHRLTGLPAARRVELGPFDRADALEFLARIAGRRRVEGQQAQAAQLCAACDDLPLALRGAAARLVARPHWTVADLNRRLLECARPLDELSRSGTDVRAAVATAYDSRTPGARRLLRLLAVPQAASFASWAGGPLLRTDPLTSQDLLEELAESYLLEVDIDPVSGAARYRLPGLVRAFARERLAVEETAGAHRAALERYLGALLFLLDEAYRRGGHDRAPESGSGGAGVTRWALPARWVGQILADPGDWYGRERPWLLLAVRQAADAGLLPHARALADAVVAVWGQWRAAPGWGGADGTGDGGAPRTSRAGGRAVLVAVAGAGGWAVGPGTAEAGDEIEALIALAGAYRHRGEHGQARALLAAARRAAGNAPPEAVTRLTVALAEEGARPAPPEPARLLLPKVPAVP; encoded by the coding sequence ATGGAGTTCCGGATACTCGGCCCGCTGGAAGTGGCCCACGAGGACGTCCCGCTCCAGGTCAGGGGCTCACGGCAGCGCACCGTTCTGGCGTTGCTGCTCCTGGAGGCCGAACGGATCGTGCCGGTCGACCGGTTGATCGACGGGGTGTGGGGCAAGGAACCGCCCGCCACCAGCCGCAGCCAGATCCAGATCTGCATCTCCTCACTGCGTCACCAGCTGTCGGCCGCCGGGCTCATCACCACGCGGCCGCCCGGCTACCGGCTGCGGACCGGCGAACACGCGCTGGATCTGGCAGACTTCGAGACCCGGGTCGCGGACGGCCGCAGATCCGCCGCCGAGGGGCGGTTACGGCAGGCCGCCGGGGCGTTCCGTACGGCCCTGGCGCTGTGGCGCGGGCCCGCCCTGCACGGGATCGGCAGCCGCCTGGTGCGCGGTGGGGTCGCCCAACTGGACGAGCAGCGGCTGGCGTTGCACGAGGAGTGCCTGGAACTGGAGCTGGCCGCGGGGGAGCATCAGCGTCTGGTGGGTGAACTGGCGGCGCTGGCCGCCGCGCACCCCCTGCGGGAGAGACCCAGGGCGCTGCTGATGACGGCGCTGTACCGCTCGGGCCGGCAGGCCGAGGCACTCACCGAATACCGCAGGACGCGGGAGACGTTCATCGAGGAGCTGGGCATCGAGCCCGGTGAAGGGCTGCGCCGGCTGCACCACGCCATCCTCACCGGCGACCCTCGGCTGATCCAGGGTCCCGACGGCGGGCCGGCGGAGCGGGCGACGGTGGCCCAGCGGCACGCGCCGACCCGGGTGCCACGGCTGCTGCCCGCCGATGTCGCCGACTTCACCGGGCGGCGCGCGACCGTCGCCGCCCTGCTGGAGCGCCCGGCCGGAGGGTCCGGGGAGCAGGGGGCGGGTGAACCGGGCCCTGAGCGGGGCACGGAGCCGCCCACCGGGCCCACCGCCGTACCGGTCACCGTGGTCACGGGGCGTGCGGGGGTCGGCAAAAGCACCCTGGCCGTCCACGTGGCGCACCGGCTCGCCGCCCGCTATCCGGACGGGCAGTTGTTCGCCTCGCTGTCGGGTACGGGGGGGCCGGTGGGGCCCGGCGATGTGCTCGGGCGGTTCCTGCGGGCGCTGGGCGTCGCCGAGGCCGAGATCCCGGCCGGCACGGAGGAACGCGCGGAGATGTACCGGGACCGGCTGGCCGGGCGGCGGGTCCTGGTGGTGCTGGACGGCGCGGGCACGCAGCAGCAGGTGGCAGCGCTGCTGCCGGGTACCGCCGCGTGCCGGGTGCTGATCACCTCGCGGCACCGCCTGACGGGGCTGCCGGCCGCGCGGCGGGTGGAACTCGGCCCGTTCGACCGGGCCGACGCCCTGGAGTTCCTGGCCAGGATCGCCGGCCGCAGGCGCGTCGAGGGCCAGCAGGCGCAGGCCGCTCAGCTGTGCGCCGCCTGCGACGACCTGCCGCTGGCGCTGCGCGGTGCCGCCGCGCGGCTGGTGGCCCGGCCGCACTGGACGGTCGCCGACCTGAACCGCCGGCTGCTGGAGTGCGCCCGGCCGCTGGACGAACTCAGCCGCTCGGGCACCGACGTACGGGCCGCCGTGGCAACCGCCTACGACAGCCGTACCCCGGGTGCGCGCCGGCTGCTGCGGCTGCTGGCGGTGCCCCAGGCCGCGTCCTTCGCCTCGTGGGCCGGGGGCCCGCTGCTGCGCACCGATCCGCTCACCTCGCAGGATCTGCTGGAGGAGCTGGCCGAGTCGTATCTGCTGGAGGTCGACATCGATCCGGTGAGCGGCGCGGCCCGCTACCGGCTGCCGGGGCTGGTGCGGGCCTTCGCGCGGGAGCGGCTGGCTGTCGAGGAGACGGCCGGTGCACACCGCGCCGCGCTCGAACGCTACCTGGGGGCGCTGCTGTTCCTGCTCGACGAGGCGTACCGCAGGGGCGGCCACGACCGGGCGCCGGAGAGCGGATCCGGCGGTGCCGGTGTGACCCGCTGGGCGCTGCCCGCGCGCTGGGTGGGCCAGATCCTGGCCGATCCCGGGGACTGGTACGGGCGGGAACGTCCCTGGCTGCTGCTGGCCGTCCGGCAGGCGGCCGACGCGGGGCTGCTGCCGCACGCCCGGGCCCTGGCGGACGCGGTGGTGGCGGTGTGGGGGCAGTGGCGCGCGGCGCCCGGCTGGGGCGGGGCGGACGGCACGGGTGACGGCGGGGCGCCGCGGACCTCGCGTGCGGGGGGCCGGGCGGTGCTGGTCGCGGTGGCCGGGGCCGGCGGGTGGGCGGTGGGGCCCGGCACGGCGGAGGCCGGGGACGAGATCGAGGCGTTGATCGCTCTGGCCGGTGCCTACCGCCACCGGGGCGAACACGGACAGGCCCGTGCATTGCTCGCGGCGGCGCGGCGGGCGGCCGGGAACGCGCCGCCGGAGGCCGTGACGCGGCTGACGGTGGCGCTCGCGGAGGAGGGGGCGCGGCCCGCGCCGCCGGAACCAGCGAGGCTGTTGCTGCCGAAGGTGCCGGCGGTTCCCTGA